From the Candidatus Nanopelagicales bacterium genome, one window contains:
- a CDS encoding peptidoglycan bridge formation glycyltransferase FemA/FemB family protein, whose protein sequence is MKLTVRAITADQHRSWIDSRPSVSFLQLPEWGKVKVGWKSESLGWFLGSELVGAGLVLYRPVPKIPSRSLAYLPEGPDIDWLTTAHPTIPLNDWLAPMLDHCRGRGAFQVKMGPPVATRRWQADSIKNAMAQWREDVAVPPAHLHDVIADWHSVDAQHLSVQLNSRGWIQETSSGAGFGDVQPRYVFQIDLANRTLDDVFAGFNQLWRRNIRKAEKAGVVVSAGTRADLADFHRVYVETAARDRFTPRALSYFEKMWDELNGAHEGRLTLHLAHYEGHVAAATLMVRVGTHAWYSYGASTTADRDVRPSNALQWDMITLAHASGCSIYDLRGIADTLNPDDHLFGLVQFKVGTGGFAQEYLGEWDYILRNVWAKGYGLYQARRG, encoded by the coding sequence GTGAAGTTAACTGTTCGAGCTATCACAGCTGATCAACATCGCTCTTGGATTGATTCCCGCCCATCAGTGTCATTTCTGCAATTGCCCGAATGGGGCAAAGTCAAAGTTGGTTGGAAATCAGAATCCTTGGGGTGGTTTTTAGGTTCTGAACTTGTTGGTGCTGGGTTGGTCTTGTATCGCCCAGTTCCGAAAATTCCTTCTCGTTCATTGGCGTATTTGCCCGAAGGTCCAGACATTGATTGGTTAACCACGGCTCATCCAACAATTCCGTTGAATGACTGGCTCGCACCAATGCTTGATCACTGTCGAGGCCGCGGTGCATTCCAAGTAAAGATGGGCCCACCAGTTGCCACTCGACGCTGGCAAGCAGATTCAATTAAGAACGCAATGGCGCAGTGGCGCGAGGATGTTGCTGTACCACCGGCACATCTTCACGATGTGATTGCCGACTGGCATAGCGTTGACGCACAACACCTTTCCGTGCAACTGAATTCACGTGGTTGGATTCAAGAAACCTCAAGTGGCGCGGGTTTTGGTGACGTACAACCTCGTTATGTCTTTCAAATTGATCTTGCAAATCGAACTCTTGATGATGTGTTCGCTGGATTTAATCAATTGTGGCGTCGCAACATTCGTAAAGCCGAAAAGGCCGGAGTTGTTGTCTCAGCTGGAACTCGAGCTGATCTTGCCGACTTCCATCGTGTGTATGTTGAAACAGCAGCCCGCGATCGCTTTACTCCACGGGCACTTTCCTACTTCGAAAAAATGTGGGATGAACTTAATGGCGCGCACGAAGGTCGACTCACCTTGCACCTTGCTCACTATGAAGGTCATGTCGCTGCCGCAACCCTGATGGTGCGCGTAGGCACACATGCTTGGTATTCCTATGGCGCATCAACAACTGCTGATCGCGATGTTCGCCCGTCGAATGCCTTGCAATGGGACATGATCACGTTGGCACATGCATCCGGGTGTTCTATCTATGACCTACGCGGTATCGCCGACACCTTGAATCCAGATGATCACTTATTTGGACTCGTGCAATTCAAGGTGGGTACCGGCGGATTTGCCCAGGAGTACCTTGGTGAATGGGATTACATCCTGCGCAATGTTTGGGCCAAGGGTTACGGTCTGTACCAAGCACGACGTGGGTAA
- a CDS encoding single-stranded DNA-binding protein: MAAGDIAVTVIGNLTNDPELRFTPSGAAVASFTVASSSRVLDRTTNEWKDGETVFMRCSVWRQYAENVAESLTKGTRVIVSGRLKQRSYETREGEKRQVMEVEVDDVGPALRYATAKVNRVQRQGGFDGGSNAGAGAPADDPWASGPSGGATFDEPPF, encoded by the coding sequence ATGGCCGCCGGGGATATCGCAGTAACGGTTATTGGCAATTTGACCAATGATCCAGAATTGCGATTCACGCCAAGTGGTGCAGCAGTGGCTTCGTTCACTGTTGCTTCTTCTTCGCGTGTCCTCGATCGCACCACCAACGAATGGAAAGACGGCGAGACCGTCTTCATGCGTTGCAGTGTGTGGCGTCAATACGCAGAGAACGTTGCCGAATCTCTCACTAAGGGAACACGCGTCATCGTTTCTGGTCGTTTGAAGCAGCGCTCATATGAAACGCGTGAAGGTGAAAAGCGTCAGGTGATGGAAGTTGAGGTCGACGATGTCGGCCCAGCACTTCGCTACGCAACCGCCAAGGTCAATCGCGTTCAGCGTCAAGGTGGATTCGACGGTGGCAGCAATGCCGGCGCCGGTGCACCAGCAGACGATCCATGGGCAAGCGGCCCATCAGGTGGCGCAACGTTTGACGAGCCACCTTTCTAA
- the rpsF gene encoding 30S ribosomal protein S6, producing MRHYEVMVILDPDLEEKTVAPSLETFLNVVRADGGEVTKVDIWGRRRMAYEINKKADGIYAVLEMTATPAAVAELDRQLSLNEAVMRTKVLRPEIVK from the coding sequence ATGCGTCATTACGAGGTCATGGTCATTCTCGATCCAGATCTAGAAGAAAAGACTGTTGCTCCCAGCCTGGAAACGTTTCTGAACGTTGTTCGCGCTGACGGTGGCGAAGTCACCAAGGTTGATATTTGGGGCCGTCGTCGCATGGCTTACGAAATCAATAAGAAGGCAGACGGCATCTACGCCGTGTTGGAGATGACCGCAACTCCTGCCGCTGTTGCAGAACTGGATCGTCAGCTTTCGCTGAACGAAGCAGTGATGCGCACCAAGGTTCTGCGTCCAGAGATCGTTAAGTAA
- the rpsR gene encoding 30S ribosomal protein S18, translating into MRGKDDKLPKRKDCMFCRGEVKVIDYKDTNLLRKFISDRGKIRARRVTGTCTQHQRDIANAVKNAREVALLPYTSTAR; encoded by the coding sequence ATGCGCGGCAAGGATGACAAACTTCCAAAGCGCAAGGACTGCATGTTCTGCCGCGGCGAAGTAAAGGTCATCGACTACAAGGACACGAACTTGCTTCGTAAGTTCATCTCAGATCGCGGGAAGATCCGCGCTCGTCGTGTAACTGGTACCTGCACGCAGCACCAGCGCGACATTGCAAACGCAGTGAAGAATGCCCGCGAAGTGGCACTTCTTCCTTACACCTCAACAGCACGCTAA
- a CDS encoding ribbon-helix-helix protein, CopG family: MAVNVRMNDELAGELRDLAEETGRSQQDLIREAIADYIRNYKLRAFPPEIRHMLTPGKKASPEAMAAPKLQLPPGVTSESLIAEGRRWRDL; encoded by the coding sequence ATGGCCGTGAATGTGCGCATGAATGACGAACTTGCTGGAGAGCTTCGGGACCTCGCCGAGGAAACCGGTCGCTCTCAGCAAGACCTGATTCGAGAAGCGATTGCCGATTACATCCGCAATTACAAATTGCGGGCCTTCCCTCCTGAGATTCGACACATGCTCACGCCAGGCAAGAAAGCCTCTCCGGAAGCTATGGCTGCTCCAAAACTTCAATTGCCGCCAGGTGTCACCAGCGAATCCCTTATTGCTGAAGGTAGAAGGTGGCGAGACTTATGA
- a CDS encoding exodeoxyribonuclease III, whose amino-acid sequence MRIATWNVNSVGARLERLLAWLELNQPDVLALQELKCTTEAFPYMAVQALGYEVEALGTGRWNGVALLSKVGITDVTRGLNGQPQFEDADEPRAIGATCGGVRVWSVYVPNGREIDHDHYSYKLDWFAALRATAETELAANPNLPYTIIGDYNVAPTDADVWDVSKFEGSTHVTPAEREAVTALEGVGLSEVMPRALKGEPYTFWDYRQAAFGRGWGMRIDLVYGNSSFVSAVSDCYVDREERKGKGASDHAPVVIDVNLP is encoded by the coding sequence GTGCGCATCGCTACCTGGAACGTCAACTCTGTCGGCGCACGCCTGGAACGGTTGCTTGCCTGGCTTGAACTCAATCAGCCAGATGTCTTAGCTCTACAAGAACTCAAGTGCACAACAGAAGCGTTCCCCTATATGGCGGTGCAAGCCCTGGGCTACGAGGTCGAAGCTTTAGGCACCGGCCGCTGGAATGGCGTAGCCCTACTTTCCAAGGTCGGCATCACAGATGTCACCCGTGGCCTGAATGGGCAACCTCAATTCGAAGACGCTGACGAGCCGCGCGCAATTGGTGCAACGTGCGGAGGTGTTCGAGTCTGGAGTGTGTACGTACCAAATGGTCGCGAGATTGATCACGACCATTACTCATACAAACTTGATTGGTTCGCTGCACTTCGCGCCACAGCCGAAACTGAACTTGCTGCAAATCCAAATCTTCCCTACACAATCATCGGCGACTACAACGTTGCGCCAACTGATGCCGATGTGTGGGATGTTTCAAAATTCGAGGGCAGCACGCACGTCACTCCCGCAGAACGCGAAGCAGTAACTGCGCTTGAGGGCGTTGGACTTTCTGAAGTGATGCCCCGCGCATTGAAGGGCGAGCCTTACACCTTCTGGGATTACCGCCAGGCAGCCTTTGGTCGCGGGTGGGGCATGCGCATTGACTTGGTTTACGGCAACTCATCTTTTGTATCGGCGGTTTCTGATTGCTATGTCGATCGTGAAGAACGCAAAGGCAAAGGTGCATCTGATCATGCACCCGTAGTGATTGATGTGAATCTGCCGTGA
- the rplI gene encoding 50S ribosomal protein L9 has protein sequence MKLILTQEVSGLGIAGDIVTVKDGYARNFLMPRGLGIAWTRGGEKQVTQIKRARKVREIRDTAHANEVKQAIEALKVRLEAKAGDTGRLFGSITSADIADAVKAAGGPVVDKRKVTIAGHVKTVGKYNATIVVHEGISAKLNFEVVAG, from the coding sequence ATGAAGCTGATTTTGACTCAAGAAGTTTCAGGCCTTGGCATTGCTGGCGACATCGTCACAGTCAAGGATGGTTACGCACGTAACTTCCTGATGCCACGTGGACTAGGCATTGCCTGGACCCGCGGTGGAGAAAAGCAGGTCACCCAGATCAAGCGCGCCCGTAAGGTCCGCGAGATCCGCGACACTGCTCACGCGAACGAAGTGAAGCAGGCCATTGAAGCGCTCAAGGTTCGCCTTGAAGCTAAGGCCGGCGACACCGGACGCCTCTTCGGTTCCATCACCTCAGCAGATATTGCTGATGCAGTGAAGGCAGCCGGCGGCCCAGTAGTCGACAAGCGCAAGGTCACCATCGCAGGTCACGTCAAGACCGTTGGTAAGTACAACGCGACGATCGTGGTTCACGAAGGTATCTCCGCGAAGTTGAACTTTGAGGTTGTTGCTGGTTAA
- a CDS encoding low molecular weight phosphotyrosine protein phosphatase, translating into MSEFRITVVCLGNICRSPIGEAVLRDRIQKAGLSNKVTVDSAGTGDWHIGYPADPRAAATMTNFGYELDHQARQINASWFDQIDLALAMDTENFKNLQVMLDEAGTETQLRMFRSFDPNLAHHAHPSSDLDVPDPYYGGDESFVEVLRMIEDAADALVAELAQRLN; encoded by the coding sequence GTGTCGGAATTTCGTATTACTGTCGTCTGCCTGGGCAATATTTGCCGCTCTCCTATCGGGGAGGCCGTTCTACGCGATCGGATCCAAAAAGCAGGGCTCAGTAACAAGGTCACCGTGGATTCTGCCGGTACGGGGGATTGGCATATTGGCTATCCGGCTGACCCACGTGCTGCTGCAACGATGACCAACTTTGGCTACGAACTCGATCATCAGGCGCGCCAGATTAATGCGAGTTGGTTTGACCAGATCGATCTGGCCTTAGCTATGGACACCGAAAACTTCAAGAATCTTCAAGTGATGCTGGACGAAGCAGGCACCGAAACGCAACTGCGCATGTTCCGATCATTTGACCCAAACCTTGCTCACCACGCGCATCCAAGTAGTGATCTCGATGTGCCTGATCCGTATTACGGCGGGGATGAAAGTTTCGTTGAAGTGCTGCGCATGATTGAAGACGCTGCGGACGCTCTTGTCGCCGAGCTTGCACAGCGTTTGAATTAG
- a CDS encoding CoA pyrophosphatase: protein MIPQELFTVAAIVDACSRLSAPRSPLYYFHNPEVVIPSALVVPVVEVDGLASLVLTKRPATMKNHAGDWVFPGGRIDEAIDIDPKAAALRELEEELGIPSTSAHIIGEMDMRGPTLQGHTINVFVAVVDSITSIHADPYEVSEVAVVSLAALAHPSCHYTSNKVPYGYGTNADEGEPHEVPFQMYFFAFEQDQLIWGTQGEILWDLLACVLGDRQTIAEIRT from the coding sequence GTGATTCCTCAAGAACTGTTCACAGTCGCAGCGATTGTTGATGCCTGTTCGCGCTTGAGTGCACCTCGTAGCCCGCTGTATTACTTCCACAATCCTGAAGTGGTGATTCCTTCCGCGCTTGTTGTTCCAGTTGTTGAAGTTGACGGTTTGGCTTCTCTTGTGCTCACCAAACGCCCAGCGACCATGAAGAATCACGCTGGCGATTGGGTATTTCCCGGTGGCCGTATCGATGAGGCTATCGACATTGACCCCAAGGCTGCAGCGTTGCGCGAACTCGAAGAAGAACTTGGAATTCCCAGTACTTCTGCGCACATCATCGGAGAAATGGACATGCGTGGCCCAACACTCCAGGGTCACACGATCAATGTGTTTGTGGCAGTCGTGGATTCGATCACTTCAATTCATGCAGATCCATATGAAGTGTCAGAAGTTGCCGTTGTTTCACTTGCGGCCCTGGCTCATCCCTCATGTCATTACACATCGAACAAAGTCCCATATGGCTATGGAACAAATGCTGATGAAGGCGAACCACACGAGGTCCCGTTCCAGATGTATTTCTTCGCATTTGAACAAGATCAACTTATCTGGGGAACGCAGGGTGAGATTCTCTGGGATTTACTGGCGTGCGTATTGGGTGACCGTCAAACAATCGCCGAGATTCGAACCTAG
- a CDS encoding DUF805 domain-containing protein translates to MSFGDSIKYCFGNYANFNGRAGRPQFWYFIVFTWVVGVILNVIDAVAFSNSSIGVLSTIWAIAVVIPHLAVGSRRLHDTGKSGWMQLLLLIPCIGVIILIIFWAMPTSIAANNYGSETV, encoded by the coding sequence ATGTCTTTCGGTGATTCCATCAAATACTGTTTTGGAAACTACGCAAACTTCAACGGGCGCGCTGGTCGCCCGCAGTTCTGGTATTTCATCGTATTCACCTGGGTCGTGGGTGTGATCCTGAATGTAATTGACGCAGTCGCGTTCAGTAACTCAAGCATCGGCGTTCTCTCAACAATTTGGGCGATCGCAGTTGTGATCCCACACTTGGCTGTCGGCTCACGTCGACTCCACGACACAGGAAAATCGGGATGGATGCAGCTGCTGCTGTTGATTCCTTGCATTGGAGTCATCATCTTGATCATCTTCTGGGCGATGCCTACATCAATTGCAGCAAACAACTACGGTTCAGAAACCGTTTAA
- a CDS encoding alanine racemase, which translates to MSFVLNVDADRWRNHVNTVASTVESVTGSPIVPVIKGNGYGLGQARLARVADSLPGTIVAVGTVFELEEVLASCLADVIVLEPFDPRDQAASNTWWNIAKRWDSNRIIRTISSMAGLESLLSGSGSVRVILEGQTSMHRFGFSESELMRVLADNTVASSINAGRLVVLGLALHLPLEQPASEPGGFGTARVREVLRWNGIWQAEISSSNLKVESSLWLSHLDDDEFSTVREFIGETVIHARIGTRVWLGDRGALTPQGSVLAVHPLSDGVHVGYRQRSGPNGGTLVVVSGGTAHGIGLSAPTPASSLRQRVVTAGTGALDAAGRALSPFTWEGKQRWFAEPPHQHHSMIWLPRGVVVPRIGDRLPADVRFTTSRFDAVLGLE; encoded by the coding sequence ATGTCATTCGTACTCAATGTTGATGCAGACCGCTGGCGTAATCATGTGAACACCGTTGCTTCGACTGTTGAGTCTGTGACAGGTTCACCGATCGTTCCCGTCATCAAGGGCAATGGTTATGGCCTTGGCCAAGCTCGGCTCGCACGCGTTGCAGACTCACTTCCTGGAACCATTGTTGCCGTCGGCACTGTCTTTGAGCTCGAGGAAGTTCTTGCTTCGTGCCTTGCTGATGTGATCGTGCTTGAGCCCTTCGATCCACGCGATCAAGCCGCATCCAACACCTGGTGGAACATCGCTAAGCGGTGGGATAGCAACCGCATCATTCGCACCATCTCGTCGATGGCGGGGTTGGAATCCTTACTTTCAGGATCTGGTTCGGTTCGAGTCATTCTTGAGGGCCAGACCTCGATGCATCGATTTGGGTTTTCGGAATCAGAATTAATGCGCGTGCTCGCCGATAACACAGTGGCGTCATCGATCAATGCGGGTCGACTTGTCGTACTTGGCCTCGCGTTGCATTTGCCTCTTGAACAACCCGCATCGGAACCCGGTGGCTTTGGAACAGCGCGCGTTCGCGAAGTCTTGCGTTGGAATGGCATCTGGCAAGCAGAAATCTCTTCATCGAATCTCAAGGTTGAGTCATCCCTGTGGCTTTCACATCTCGACGATGATGAATTCAGTACTGTCCGCGAATTCATCGGTGAGACGGTGATTCACGCACGCATAGGTACTCGCGTGTGGCTGGGCGATCGCGGAGCACTGACTCCTCAAGGTTCAGTGCTTGCGGTTCACCCATTAAGTGATGGCGTTCATGTGGGTTACCGTCAACGCAGCGGCCCCAACGGCGGCACGTTAGTTGTGGTGTCCGGTGGAACTGCGCACGGGATTGGCTTATCTGCACCAACTCCTGCATCCTCACTTCGTCAGCGCGTGGTCACTGCCGGCACGGGCGCACTTGATGCAGCCGGCCGAGCACTCTCGCCATTTACTTGGGAAGGCAAGCAACGCTGGTTTGCTGAACCGCCACATCAACATCATTCAATGATCTGGTTGCCTCGCGGAGTTGTCGTGCCAAGAATTGGTGACCGCTTGCCCGCGGATGTGCGATTTACAACATCGCGCTTTGATGCTGTGCTTGGTCTGGAGTAG
- a CDS encoding DUF805 domain-containing protein: protein MGFGQAVAYCFKNYANFNGRAGRSEFWFFFLFNLIIVALPSGLGAGLVVAGTTVSDDGTATDMSAVGVFGLILILFAILVAIALFIPNLAVGCRRLHDRGTSGWLQLLQLVPCGSIVLLIFWLLESQGPNAYGEGPARA from the coding sequence ATGGGTTTTGGTCAAGCAGTTGCGTATTGCTTCAAGAATTACGCGAATTTCAATGGTCGAGCAGGTCGTTCGGAATTCTGGTTCTTCTTTCTATTCAACTTGATTATTGTGGCTTTGCCGTCAGGTTTAGGGGCAGGATTAGTTGTTGCAGGCACAACAGTTTCTGATGATGGCACTGCTACCGACATGAGCGCGGTTGGTGTCTTTGGCTTGATTCTGATTCTGTTTGCAATCTTGGTTGCAATAGCGCTGTTCATTCCGAATCTTGCTGTTGGATGCCGCCGCCTGCATGACCGCGGCACCTCAGGCTGGTTGCAGTTGTTACAGCTTGTGCCATGTGGATCAATCGTGTTGTTGATTTTTTGGTTGCTCGAAAGCCAGGGTCCAAACGCTTATGGCGAAGGTCCAGCTCGGGCATAA
- a CDS encoding type II toxin-antitoxin system VapC family toxin: MRVYCDANILLKRVLNEPDSADIESRLEQLLLENAELLSSQITQVEVERTMRRVAGMRQPLQVESALGQVTLVDLKEPVFQNAADVPYRYLTALDAIHVATAFTVSADLVLTLDKQMRAACEELGMAVGP; this comes from the coding sequence ATGAGGGTCTACTGCGATGCCAATATTTTGTTGAAACGCGTGCTGAACGAACCAGATAGTGCAGACATTGAATCTCGCCTCGAACAATTATTACTTGAAAATGCCGAACTCTTGAGTTCGCAAATCACTCAAGTTGAAGTTGAACGAACAATGCGACGCGTCGCAGGCATGAGACAACCCCTGCAAGTTGAGTCTGCCCTTGGTCAAGTCACCCTCGTCGACCTGAAAGAGCCAGTTTTTCAAAACGCCGCTGATGTCCCCTATCGGTATCTCACTGCGCTCGATGCCATTCATGTGGCCACCGCATTCACAGTGAGCGCCGATCTGGTGCTCACCCTCGACAAGCAGATGCGTGCGGCCTGCGAAGAACTCGGAATGGCGGTTGGCCCGTAG
- the dnaB gene encoding replicative DNA helicase: MSVTELPMSHQPDRTPPQDIAAEQSVLGAMLLSKDAIADVVEQIRENDFYRPAHQSIYGVVLDLYGRGEPADAVTVAAELTKLGDLARVGGAAYLHTLVSMVPTAANASYYGRIVREQAVLRRLVEAGTRIVHMGYTGTGDVDDMVDRAQAEVYEVTERRTSEDYAPLKDIMSDALNEIEAISNRGGEMIGVPTGFTDLDSLTNGLHPGQLIILAARPAIGKSTLGLDICRAASIKHGLTSCIFSLEMSRNEIVMRLLSAEAQVPLHHMRAGTMSDSDWTKLAAKMGTVSEAPLFIDDSPNMTLMEIRAKCRRLKQRHDLRLVVVDYLQLMTSGKKVESRQQEVSEFSRSLKLLAKELEVPVIAIAQLNRGPEQRTDKKPMLSDLRESGSLEQDADMVILLSREDAYERESPRAGEADFIVAKHRNGPTATVTVAFQGHYSRFVDMAQV, translated from the coding sequence ATGAGCGTTACTGAATTGCCAATGTCGCATCAGCCCGATCGCACTCCACCCCAAGATATTGCCGCGGAGCAATCAGTTCTCGGTGCAATGTTGCTTTCCAAAGATGCCATCGCTGATGTTGTCGAGCAGATTCGCGAAAACGATTTCTACCGCCCCGCGCACCAGAGCATTTACGGAGTTGTCCTTGATCTTTACGGCCGCGGGGAGCCTGCTGATGCGGTCACGGTTGCCGCCGAACTCACCAAGCTTGGTGACCTTGCTCGTGTAGGTGGCGCTGCCTACCTGCACACCTTGGTCTCAATGGTTCCAACCGCAGCCAACGCTTCCTATTACGGCCGTATTGTTCGTGAGCAAGCCGTGCTGCGTCGCTTGGTAGAAGCAGGCACGCGCATTGTTCACATGGGTTACACCGGTACCGGCGATGTCGACGACATGGTTGATCGCGCGCAGGCCGAGGTTTATGAAGTAACAGAACGTCGCACGAGTGAGGATTACGCGCCACTCAAGGACATCATGAGTGATGCACTCAATGAGATTGAGGCAATCTCAAATCGCGGTGGCGAAATGATTGGTGTTCCTACGGGCTTCACCGATCTTGATTCACTCACCAATGGTTTGCATCCAGGTCAGTTAATCATCCTTGCTGCACGTCCAGCCATTGGTAAATCAACTCTTGGCCTTGATATTTGCCGAGCAGCATCAATTAAGCATGGTCTTACTTCTTGCATCTTTTCTTTGGAAATGAGCCGCAACGAAATCGTGATGCGCTTACTTTCAGCTGAAGCACAGGTTCCGTTGCATCACATGCGCGCCGGCACAATGAGCGACAGCGACTGGACAAAGCTCGCAGCGAAAATGGGCACGGTGAGTGAAGCCCCGCTCTTTATTGACGATTCACCAAACATGACGCTCATGGAAATTCGCGCAAAGTGCCGTCGCCTGAAGCAACGTCATGATCTTCGTCTTGTCGTCGTCGACTACTTGCAGTTGATGACTTCTGGCAAGAAGGTAGAAAGCCGTCAGCAGGAAGTTTCTGAGTTCTCACGCTCGTTGAAGTTGCTTGCCAAGGAACTTGAAGTTCCGGTCATCGCGATTGCGCAGCTCAACCGTGGCCCAGAACAACGCACTGACAAGAAGCCAATGCTTTCTGACCTTCGTGAATCCGGCTCCTTGGAACAGGATGCCGACATGGTGATCCTGCTCAGCCGTGAAGATGCTTACGAGCGTGAATCACCACGCGCTGGTGAAGCTGACTTCATCGTGGCAAAGCATCGCAACGGGCCAACAGCAACGGTGACTGTTGCGTTCCAGGGGCACTATTCGCGTTTCGTGGATATGGCGCAGGTCTAG